AAAATATCAACCTGTATTTCAGAAGCAAAATCAAACTACTGCACGCTGAAGATGATATCTGACAGCTGCAGCGAGAAATCATAATGAGAAGAGAGCTTGAGTTGGCACACATGGCACATATTATCCGCTGGGCACAGACACACGTTAAATCCCCGACTGGAAACATCCTCATAGCCATGGGATATAGCAATCATTGTATTTTCGTTAGAAATCTTAGTTTTCAAAGCTTTACGCAAATAATATGCAGTGAAAATTCTACTTATTCTATGTAGTTAGAGCGTAAGAATGTTTCCGCTTTTGCCGCAACCATGTAACAACATTCGAATCCGCAAGAATTTTTAGAACGTTCGTGAATTTGATATTCAGTTTATTAGATGATAGCGTCTTACCGTCTCCTGGAGATATTGTTTCAACCTCAACACCCATTCTGTAAGCGCGTGTAGATCCTACAGTagtaagacagagagagagaaagaagacagAGCGGAGACAGCAGCAGTAATGCACTCCGCCCACTGTCACATCACTCCGACTGAACGCGCCCTGCGATGGTCAAGCCGTGTTCAACTTTTAGACAAAACTACTCTCTGATTGCCCGacaagatttattttattgtattttcttttttttttttttttatcgaggtTCCTGCACGCTGCAGTAGTGTAGCCTACTGTTTAAAATCTACTGAACAGCACATgttgtgcatatttatatatatatatatatatatatatatatatatatatatatatatatatatatatatatatatatatatatatatatatatatatatatatagggctatatatatatatatatatatatatatatatatatatatatatatatatatatatatatatatatatatatatatataaatgtatgtatgtatatatacacactttacGTGCGTTTTTTGTcataactgaataataataaacgtgtttgttttaacatttcaggctattattttttatgattcatCATAAACAATAGCTCCCATATTATGACTCTTAGTTGCAGTCATGAAACAGTGACTACATGGGAGGGTAAGATTAATTTGCAGAAATATTAACAATTAAAACTTGATTGTATTTCTATCATTAAAACATGCTAACTTTGCTAACTATAAGTAATTGGTTTGTTTATTGTAATTGCAAAGAATTAGCGTAAAAATCATTTGCTTTACTAAATCATGGCTCCAACAACAAATACCAATTAATTTGACCAAACTATAATaaaacatatgtatattgttagtTAACTGTATTATTGGCCTAATGTAAGGAATATTGAATGAAGGTGTAGGGGGCCATTTCGGATTCAGCCTCCGACTTCCCTTCACTAGTTTGAAAGTGTGTGACGTGAACTACAGTTCCCAGAATGCACGAGACATTCTCTTTCCGGTTGTCCATGACTTCAAAGGTCTCCGCCGGGAAATGCCGACACATGTTGACATGTTTTTCTACACGCGGAGTTGTTATAGTTACCGCAGTCTGTCACCGGGCTAATGGTATGTATGTAATATTGTCTTCGAAAAATGCTCGTGTGCGGTGACTTACATGTTCCGTTCATAATTTCAGGAATGTTCTAGATCTAGATTGCCTGCTTCACACATGTGAAACTTTCACATGACCGGGAACCAGTTATTTTTTGCTAGTCACTAACGTTACAGTTGTTGTTACTACTGTCAACTTAACATTACCAAAATTAGTAACCACGGTTTTTATATATCATGTTTAATACAGTTCGTTTTGCTATTATACAATCACAATACAAAACAGCATTCCCTTCTAAAGGCTTTTTAAAATCTTTCTATCATTGTCTTTAAGATGGCTTCATCTGGAaatcatctgctgtgtacaaacatctgatagatatctttaagatgtcagttttacatacattctagTTAAATCATTTACATCTCAAAGAAATTTTCTAAACGCCTATTACGTCCTATAGAtatattgcagatgagcaaacataaaaaatacatcttgcagatgtaaatgcagacgtCTGTGATGTACCTGTGCTTTCAGGGAAGGAACAGTAGACTTTTTATTTTGGCTGCAGAATTTCGCTGAAATACACTAATGTGACTGCAACTTAATAGactcaacaaatatatatatatatatatatatatatatatatatatatatatatatatatatatatatatatatatatatatatatgtgtgtgtgtcttacatatatttttgtgcatttcagGCCTGGGACAGAGAAAAAGACAAAGTCAAAAGACGTAGCATCCCATCCTCAGAGGGTTTTATGACGTTGGGGGTCGTGTCAGCCTAATCTGGTCATCCTTGAGTGGAGCCTCACTCTGGCCAATAGGATTAGAGAGTGAGGGAAGAGGCTTTGTCTATTCTTGGAGTACGTGATGGCAGTCTTCTCCTACTGAAGCACAGAGTTGCATCTATCTCTCAACTCTGActtcaaactcttttttttctgtatgaccaGGAACATTATTTTCCTTTCCATCGGAGAAACTGAACCAAGCATGGAGCTAGGAAAAGCCAAGCTTCTGAGGACAGGGTTAAACACCTTGCACCAAGCCATTCACCCGGTGCACGGAATAGCCTGGACGGACGGTAAGCAGGTTTGTCTCACGTCGTTGTATTCTGTCGATGGTGAGCCCAAATTTGGTGACACCAATGTTATTGGACAGTTTGAACATGTCTTGGGACTCTTCTGGGGACCATTGTGCTGCTCTGGATCCCCGGCGTTGCTTGCTGTCCAGCACAAAAAGCATATCACAGTTTGGCAACTTCAGCTGAGCACTACAGAGCAGAACAAACTCCTGTGCACGCAGACCTGCGAAATGAGTGAGCCGTTCCCGCTGCTCTCCCAGGGATGCGTCTGGCATCCCAAAATGGACATCTTAGCCATTTTGACCAAACGAGATGCCTCGGTCTTGTTTTGCGTTCGGGTTGATAATCGTCGTGTGAAGGCTGACATCAAGGGCAGCGGTTTGATCCATTGTGCCTGCTGGACTAAAGACGGAACCCGCCTGGTGGTCGCCATTGGTAGTGCTTTGCACTCGTATATTTGGAACGACATCCAAAAAAGCCTGGCGGCATGTTCCTTCTGCCCTATTTTCGATGTAGGTGGGTATATCTGTGCAATCGAGTCCACCGACGAAGCTCAAGTGGCTGTAGCCACTGAACTTCCCCTTGATAAAATTTGTGGGCTCAATGCAGGTATCACATTTGACCTGCCCAATGAGTCAGAAGCTTCGACGTGCCGCCCTTCTTCTGTTTTGACAGTGGATACAGACCATTATTTGGACAGACGGAGATCATGTGATTCTGAGCGCTTGGGACACGGTTCTTCATCTGGACCCATAGATCTAACGCACATTCTCGCCAAACACCGAAAATCAGACCCAAGTCCACTCATTCACTTGAGGCGGCGGGATAATGTGACTGGAACAGGTCAGGACTCGTCACATCTGATTCTGGTGACATATGAACGTAAGGTCACCACTACGAGGAAGGTCAGCATCCCTGGCATCTTGGTCCCTGATATTATCGCCTTCGATCAGAGCGGTAGCACGGTGGCTGTGGCATCAAACACGTGCAGCATGATCCTAGTATACTGCATCACAGATTCTTCCATGCCCAACGTGCAGCAGATCCAGCTGCAAAAAAATGAGAGGGCCAAAGGAGTGTGCTTTTTCACCAACAAAATGTTGCTCTTCATGATTGGCCGACAGAAGTCCAATGATCCTGCTTTCCTGCCCTCCTCCAACACGGACAAGTACATCTTGAGGCTAATAGCCAAGGAGCTTGTATTTGATGAGGAAGGTGCCACCCTGGTGGTTCCCAAATCCGAGTCGGCGAGCCAACATCATGGGATTAGACGTCATTCGGAGAACTTTTCTAAAGAGGACCGTCTATCAATTAAGGATCTAATACTTCCCGGAGGCTCGGTAATTGTTTCGCCATCCAGTCGGAGGAAACTAATCGAGGAGGTACGCAGCTCAGATTTGAGCCCCGTGGCAAGCTCCGTCGACTTCTCAGATAGAGCATCCAGTTCCTCCTCTATAACTCTGGAAACCTACGACATGGATCACATCAGCCGCATGGCCACGCTCGCCGTAGCCGGTCAGGCCAGCCGTGATTCCAGTCGACCCTGTTCGCCCATATACGAGGCCTCGGAAAAATTATACTCCGATGCCACTCCGCCAAAGAACAGCTGCCAGTCCAAAGAGAAGAACCTGGAGCAGCTGACGCAGAACATGGAGAGGATTTTCACCCGATTTGCTGACGTCCAGCAGTGCCTTGCAGAAATCAGAGACGTCACCCAGAATGGCAAGAAGATTGCATGCAGTTATCCGTCTGCTTATGAACCTCAATATGTGCACATTACATGTCAGGTATGAAATGATCCACCGATCCACCACTTTTAAATTGTGCGGGGAAAGTCTGCAGTCTTCTGTAGTAGAAAAATAAAAGAGTCCttatttgtaaatttatttatttgaattattgcaTAAAGGATTTGATTTCCAGCATTGTTTTGAAAAAACATTCTCTCGAAGGGTCAAGCCACATACTGTGtgattaattttttataatgttaaattatttttattacaataatttaaatgttatgttatatattatgaaatatattaataacaataataattactattcAATTTAAACCACTATAATTTATAAGTAACCTAAattataattcatataaatatatttttattattaattacataattgtaatttataatgtaaatgtgAGCATACCATATAAGATCACAGACCCTTATTATTTATGtcatttgtttataaataatcaaaattattattattataatttataataattgacATGACAATAATTTATAACACAATTTGTTGTCaaccatttttatgttttttgactATATGCATTAATCGAATTGTAGAGTTTCTTCATATTCCAAACGACTCCGCCGGGTTAAATACCCTCCACAATTAGTAAATCTTCATAGaggttttttttatcattttttttatttttatttgtatttgaatgttaaatttCATATTAACAAATGATTACTTGATTAAATGATTTACTTCTGCAGCTAAGTCCTAATCCAAACCAAGACTCTCCAAAGCCCATTTTACTCTTAGTCAGACCAACTCGTAATTCCTCTCACTGTTGTCAATAAAACCCTTTGTCAGCAGATGCCAGATTGAAGTGATTCTGTTGACCCTGGCATAACTTGTTTTATGGGAATCATCAGACTTAATCCATGAGCACATGACCAGGTCTTTTGTCAATGATGAGTTCCCTTCCTAAGTGACTCATAGTGTTGCACTTTGTATTTGTCTTTCCTTTAGAAACAGTTGTCTGACAACGTGTATACAGACGAGAGAAGGCCGTTGTTGCTGTGTGGGGGGCGGATCTGTCTGCGGGTGGTGCAGGAACTCTTCAGCCTGACAGTCGTGGAGATGATGCATGGTACGTCTGAAAAAACTTGTCTCCATAACATGTAAATATGGAGGCTTTTTTCAAAATGCCAGTGCTACCGCCTTGATGAATGCATATGTAATAATATGAGACACTGTCCTTGTAGATCCAGTTACGTATGTACAATCCCTGTATGCTAGTGGTCAAACTTTCAGTTTGtgtgaaaacaaagcccaaactagacattttaggcaattaaaaaatgttgGCCAAGACGTATCCAGGTCAAAAGAgtgatattttgaataaaaaaaaaaaaaatgtttgtgttgaCATTTCAGCCAGATTTGTTGTTTTGCAATGAGCAGATCTATGAatcctattttattttgttgaagaCGGATTGTTTGGTGTGCTTTGGCTAGGTTTAATTGTCAATGACTAAAATAGGAAGCGATTAGGTGGAGTAATTGGATTTAAGGGTTTAAGTTTGAATCCGCTTACAGCCTTTTGTGCTTTGCATCTCTACAGCTGATGTATTCTTGAACCATAGTCACTTATGCTAAGACCGCGTTTCTGCGCAGACATTTCTCAtagatttaaagaaatagttcacccaaaaatgaaaacttgctgtaaatttactcaccctcagaccatccaaaatgtagatgggtttgtttcttcttcagaagagttttgtgaaatttagCATTCCATCTATTTCtcaatttcttcaaatctgttcagatgaataaacaaactcatctacatcttggatgacctggggctgagtacattttcagcaaacttttatatttgggtgaactattcctttaaatacatTTCTCTTCTTCTCATAGGTCCCATGTGGATCGTCTTGGTGGCTGATGCAGATGGTTTCGTTCCGctcacatttaaacacaaagaTGAGCTCACAATAAGGAGTGCAAGAAGGAAATCTCCTATAAGACCCCCGAGCTGCGCTGATGTATTTTTGCCAGAAAGTCCAGTGTCTCCTAATGCAGAAAAATAAAGCCTGTATCATCATAACAGGAATCATTAGAAATATTTGTATGATATTTGTCATGTGTTAGCTGGATATGTGTATCTAACACAGGGATATTCCAAACTCTTAGTTTGGAACTCAGGGAAAACTTCTTGCTGACATATTCACCACTGTGATATTTATTGGATGTTGATAGATTTGTGTAATGTGACAGACAGCTGTCAAGGGatgaacagtttttaaattttcagaaGAAATATTGAGTGCCTGCTTGGTTATTTTTTGCTTAAATAGTTTCTATTTGGTCCCACACAACAAAATGAAGGTACGTGTAATGTGAAATTAAAGACGATTCATAGTGATTGTATTCTTTTATGTTACataattgatttgatttttaagCTGTATGACATGTCATACCACATTTTGGTTCCGTATTAACAACCCACATTTAAAGAACTACATAGTTAAACTGAAACGTTTAAGTGGAAAAactgaaaaagtattttcttgtaaaacaataatctttaaaaaaaatctcaatccaCCTTTGCACATTTTGCACTGcctgattattatttatattcaatttaaagaatccttacGGTTCAAACACATACAGATAGATATATCAGTATATTTTACCTCAGGAAATCCTGATATATAACGATATATagtctgtcatttttttattattattatttttttatgtttctgaaagaaatccttatgctcaccaaggctacattcatttgattgaaaatacagtCAAAACGGTAAAAATGcgaaatattataacaaattcAAATAACTGCTgcctatttgaatattttgtaataagcaatttattcatgtgatgcaaagctgcattttcagcatctttactccagtcttcagtgtcacataatctacCAAATATGccaatttgctgctcaataaacattcattatttatcaatgttaaaaagttgtgctgcttactatttttgtgattagattaatttaataaatccTTGCCGaatgattattttatgtaaaactgacatcaaGGTCTTCACCTGAGCTCCTCCAGGGCGAGGTTGTTTCGTAATCTGACGTCTTCACTGATGGGGTACATCATGAGGATCATGAGGCCTGTGGTGATTGATACAGGCCACCGGGGCGGCACCGACGAGCAGCTTGAGCGTGTAGACCACTGGAGGGGGCTGTCTGCACGCTCCTGTGTCATAACCAACAAACCTATGGAAACCATGGACaacacatttcaaatgtttacgcCACTGTCTGTCATTATCATCTCCAGCCGTGAATACTGAAAGAGTGATCTCACTGTAGACAGAGCGTTGACACTCCAAGAGAAATGCCTGCAGCAAACTTTGTGAAGAAAGCATATAGGGAGTAGAAGATCGCCTCGTGTCCTCTTGAGCTGCGTAACATTGACCTGAGCAACAGGAAACACAAGTGGAGACCTCAGTCATCCCTTATTAAACATGGACATTGGTACCGTAAAACCATATCCTCTTTGTAGTAGGCACATAAAATCTGCTATTTACTCATTTTGGGCTTTTCCAATCAACCCAAGTgtgtctttaaaaaccaaaaaaataGCATGAACAGCCATGAAACCTGTTATTTGGATACTGCTGGGTTATTAAACCTATGTATCCGAGTGGTAAGATCAAAGCTTGGGAtgtttaaataaacacaatatgCTTTTATggaacacaacacatgcaactgaggtacaagaagtattgacatccaaaagtcattgaaatcatttaaaaatcacatcgacaggttaaaagaaaagcctcaggtcaaatattaatttatcacaaattaactgtttgacaaacacttcctgctccgaaatgccgatctgaatcaacggagtcgcgaacaggctccgaagtgccgatctgaatcaacagagtcgcgaacaggctccgaagtgccgatctaaaacaaccgagtcgcgaacaggctccgaagtaccgatctaaatcaaccgagtcgcgaaaaggctccgaagtgccgatctgaatcaacagagtcgcgaaccggctccgaagtgccgatctgaatcaaccgagtggcgaacatgctccgaagtgccgatctgaatcaaccgagtcgcgaacatgctccgaagtgccgatctgaatcaaccgagtcgcaaacagtctccgaagtgccgatctgaatcaaccgagtcgcgaacaggctccgaagtgccgatctgaatcaaccgagtcgcgatcaggctccgaagtgccgatctgaatcaatcgagtcgcgaacatgctccgaagtgccgatctgaatcaaccgagtcgcgaacatgctccgaagtcccgatctgaaaacttcgaccaaagaatgtaaaaaagaactctatttctctaataactctaataactctacaactctatgaaagactcagatcacgtttctaaaaataaatcactatagtaaaagaaaaataagaggagtgaagtttcctaccattctgctgtgtttggtcctcacgcgcgtctgacgctctgaGGCGCGTCTCCGCCCTTCACACGcgtgtttacagcgctaaattaatcatctttgctaattattatacatttacttcattgtcagcttcaggtacttcatttattattgttcaataaactgtatgaaacaaaaaaagtttatatttcagtaataattcaaatttatcaaaataaaatatataaaataatggtttatattttaatatcctttaaaatataatttatttctgtgatgtgcagctgtattcagcatcattcctccagtcttcagtgtcacattatctttagaaatcatgaaaatatgatgatttattattagaactattaatagttgtgctaccaaatattattttggaatctgcaatacttttttcaggattcttcgatgtataatttttttttaaagaacaccgtttattcaaaatataaatctcttataacaatattaatctttgatatcacttcttatcaatttaacacaccctgaataaaagattctaaaatctaataaagaatacaaattcttatataaaaaaagaaaggataaaaatttactgaccccaaactattgaactgtagtgaatattgttagaaaatatttatattttaaataaatgctcttctttttaactttttatttatcaaagaatcctgaaaaaaagtatcacagattccaaaataatatttatcagcaaaactgttgataattctaataataaatcataatcttATTCTGAtttttgaagatcatgtgacactgaagactggaggaattatgctgaaaatacagctgcacatcacttgaataaattacaccttcatgtatattaaaatagaaaaatgttaataatatttcacaatattacatgttttccagtatttgtgatcaaataaatgctgtcttgatgagtaaaataaattcctgtacaaaaaaacattaaaaatcatactgatcccaaactctgaccggtagtgtgtgtatatgtgtgtgtttatatatatatatatatatatatatatatatatatatatatatatatatatatatatatatatatatatatatatatatatatatatatatataatccgactaacacactaggcaaggcaagtttatttatatagcacatttcatacacaatggtaattcaaagtgctttacataaaagaaagtaaattaatcataaagaaaaattataacaaagataaaacaagcaattttaaaacttttaaaatgattaaaaaatttaattaattaaaatgaatttaaaaacagttaaaaattattttacattaaaaataaaacattgaaaatacagtgcaatcagttcggacattgcacagtgctcatttaataaatgcacagctaaacagatgagttttaagtctagatttaaatgtgactggtgttttagcacatctgatctcttctggaagctgattccaactgcgagcggcatagaaactaaaagcagattccacTTGttctgtgtgaacccttggtatttctaactgactcgatcctaatgatctgagtgctctgttaggtttatattcagtgagcatatctgcaactgcagtttttaaggagtttggaaatgtcccagaaagaacatgctccgaagtgccgatctgaatcaaccgagtcacaaacacgctccgaagtgccgatctgaatcaaccgagtcgcaaacaggctccgaagtgccgatctgaatcaaccgagtcgcgaacacgctccgaagtgccgatctgaatcaaccgagtcgcgaacacgctccgaagtgccgatctgaatcaaccgagtcgcgaacaggctccgaagtgccgatctgaatcaaccgagtcgcgaacacgctccgaagtgccgatctgaatcaaccgagtcgcgaacaggctccgaagtgccgatctgaatcaaccgagtcgcgaacaggctccgaagtgccgatctgaatcaaccgagtcgcgaacatgctccgaagtaccgatctgaatcaaccgagtcgcgaacaggctccgaagtcccgatctgaaaacttcgaccaaagaatgtaaaaaagaactctatttctctaataactctaataactctacaactctatgaaagactcagatcacgtttctaaaaatatatcgctatagtaaaagaaaaataataagaggagtgaagtttcctaccattctgctgtgtttggtcctcaggcgcgtctgacgctctgcggcgcgtctccgcccctcacacgcgtgtttacagcgctaaattaatcatctttgctaattattatacatttacttcattgtcagcttcaggtacttcatttattattgttcaataaactgtatgaaacaaaaaagtgtatatttcagtaataattcaaaattatcaaaataaaatatataaaat
The sequence above is a segment of the Carassius gibelio isolate Cgi1373 ecotype wild population from Czech Republic chromosome A20, carGib1.2-hapl.c, whole genome shotgun sequence genome. Coding sequences within it:
- the LOC127939033 gene encoding WD repeat and coiled-coil-containing protein isoform X1, which translates into the protein MTRNIIFLSIGETEPSMELGKAKLLRTGLNTLHQAIHPVHGIAWTDGKQVCLTSLYSVDGEPKFGDTNVIGQFEHVLGLFWGPLCCSGSPALLAVQHKKHITVWQLQLSTTEQNKLLCTQTCEMSEPFPLLSQGCVWHPKMDILAILTKRDASVLFCVRVDNRRVKADIKGSGLIHCACWTKDGTRLVVAIGSALHSYIWNDIQKSLAACSFCPIFDVGGYICAIESTDEAQVAVATELPLDKICGLNAGITFDLPNESEASTCRPSSVLTVDTDHYLDRRRSCDSERLGHGSSSGPIDLTHILAKHRKSDPSPLIHLRRRDNVTGTGQDSSHLILVTYERKVTTTRKVSIPGILVPDIIAFDQSGSTVAVASNTCSMILVYCITDSSMPNVQQIQLQKNERAKGVCFFTNKMLLFMIGRQKSNDPAFLPSSNTDKYILRLIAKELVFDEEGATLVVPKSESASQHHGIRRHSENFSKEDRLSIKDLILPGGSVIVSPSSRRKLIEEVRSSDLSPVASSVDFSDRASSSSSITLETYDMDHISRMATLAVAGQASRDSSRPCSPIYEASEKLYSDATPPKNSCQSKEKNLEQLTQNMERIFTRFADVQQCLAEIRDVTQNGKKIACSYPSAYEPQYVHITCQKQLSDNVYTDERRPLLLCGGRICLRVVQELFSLTVVEMMHGPMWIVLVADADGFVPLTFKHKDELTIRSARRKSPIRPPSCADVFLPESPVSPNAEK
- the LOC127939033 gene encoding WD repeat and coiled-coil-containing protein isoform X2, with the protein product MELGKAKLLRTGLNTLHQAIHPVHGIAWTDGKQVCLTSLYSVDGEPKFGDTNVIGQFEHVLGLFWGPLCCSGSPALLAVQHKKHITVWQLQLSTTEQNKLLCTQTCEMSEPFPLLSQGCVWHPKMDILAILTKRDASVLFCVRVDNRRVKADIKGSGLIHCACWTKDGTRLVVAIGSALHSYIWNDIQKSLAACSFCPIFDVGGYICAIESTDEAQVAVATELPLDKICGLNAGITFDLPNESEASTCRPSSVLTVDTDHYLDRRRSCDSERLGHGSSSGPIDLTHILAKHRKSDPSPLIHLRRRDNVTGTGQDSSHLILVTYERKVTTTRKVSIPGILVPDIIAFDQSGSTVAVASNTCSMILVYCITDSSMPNVQQIQLQKNERAKGVCFFTNKMLLFMIGRQKSNDPAFLPSSNTDKYILRLIAKELVFDEEGATLVVPKSESASQHHGIRRHSENFSKEDRLSIKDLILPGGSVIVSPSSRRKLIEEVRSSDLSPVASSVDFSDRASSSSSITLETYDMDHISRMATLAVAGQASRDSSRPCSPIYEASEKLYSDATPPKNSCQSKEKNLEQLTQNMERIFTRFADVQQCLAEIRDVTQNGKKIACSYPSAYEPQYVHITCQKQLSDNVYTDERRPLLLCGGRICLRVVQELFSLTVVEMMHGPMWIVLVADADGFVPLTFKHKDELTIRSARRKSPIRPPSCADVFLPESPVSPNAEK
- the LOC127939033 gene encoding WD repeat and coiled-coil-containing protein isoform X3, whose protein sequence is MSEPFPLLSQGCVWHPKMDILAILTKRDASVLFCVRVDNRRVKADIKGSGLIHCACWTKDGTRLVVAIGSALHSYIWNDIQKSLAACSFCPIFDVGGYICAIESTDEAQVAVATELPLDKICGLNAGITFDLPNESEASTCRPSSVLTVDTDHYLDRRRSCDSERLGHGSSSGPIDLTHILAKHRKSDPSPLIHLRRRDNVTGTGQDSSHLILVTYERKVTTTRKVSIPGILVPDIIAFDQSGSTVAVASNTCSMILVYCITDSSMPNVQQIQLQKNERAKGVCFFTNKMLLFMIGRQKSNDPAFLPSSNTDKYILRLIAKELVFDEEGATLVVPKSESASQHHGIRRHSENFSKEDRLSIKDLILPGGSVIVSPSSRRKLIEEVRSSDLSPVASSVDFSDRASSSSSITLETYDMDHISRMATLAVAGQASRDSSRPCSPIYEASEKLYSDATPPKNSCQSKEKNLEQLTQNMERIFTRFADVQQCLAEIRDVTQNGKKIACSYPSAYEPQYVHITCQKQLSDNVYTDERRPLLLCGGRICLRVVQELFSLTVVEMMHGPMWIVLVADADGFVPLTFKHKDELTIRSARRKSPIRPPSCADVFLPESPVSPNAEK